Proteins encoded together in one Papaver somniferum cultivar HN1 unplaced genomic scaffold, ASM357369v1 unplaced-scaffold_21, whole genome shotgun sequence window:
- the LOC113340017 gene encoding homeobox-leucine zipper protein ATHB-12-like: MLDAEEEFLLDCTTTTMETGATGVKLESSSSILESSSNDTSMMRKKNNKKKKRFSDEQIKSLESMFETETKLEPKMKLLLAKELGLQPRQVAIWFQNRRARWKSKQLERDYNILKASYDDLASKFENLESEKQALIKQLQKLSDLVGKPREESSCCGLGLAGNNSSMDGDSDNGDTKYKFEKKPELSVEGGNGLDFRLDPCSEDEHSKELEYFGQDEEHDLMNIGEPTYGILSSSEDWGSLDDSTSLFDQSCSGNSQWWEVWP; this comes from the exons ATGTTGGATGCAGAGGAAGAATTTCTTTTAGATTGTACTACTACTACAATGGAAACAGGAGCAACAGGTGTAAAGCtggaatcatcatcatcaatattGGAGTCGTCTTCCAATGATACTTctatgatgaggaagaagaacaataaaaagaagaaaagatttaGTGATGAGCAAATCAAATCATTGGAATCTATGTTCGAAACAGAAACAAAGCTGGAACCTAAAATGAAACTTCTGTTGGCTAAAGAGTTGGGATTACAGCCTCGACAGGTTGCGATTTGGTTTCAGAACAGGAGGGCTAGATGGAAGTCGAAGCAGCTTGAAAGAGATTACAACATTCTCAAAGCTAGTTATGATGATCTTGCTTCTAAATTCGAGAACTTAGAGAGCGAAAAACAAGCCTTGATCAAACAG TTGCAGAAGCTAAGTGATCTGGTGGGTAAGCCTAGAGAAGAGAGCAGTTGCTGCGGCCTGGGTTTAGCTGGAAACAACAGCAGTATGGATGGTGATTCTGACAATGGAGACACCAAATACAAATTTGAAAAGAAACCAGAGCTATCAGTGGAAGGAGGAAATGGATTGGATTTCAGACTTGATCCTTGTTCAGAGGATGAACACAGCAAGGAACTAGAATATTTCGggcaagatgaagaacatgatctAATGAACATTGGGGAGCCAACATATGGAATTTTATCATCGTCAGAAGACTGGGGTAGTCTCGATGATTCTACGAGTCTATTTGATCAATCATGTAGTGGCAATTCACAGTGGTGGGAAGTCTGGCCTTAA